Below is a window of Candidatus Trichorickettsia mobilis DNA.
CAAATTTTAAGACAAATCCTTGAGTGCCGGAATCAAGACTCTCAATCTGTAATTTACGACAAATATATTTTATTTTGACTATATTTAATAAGTTATCCAACTCAATTGGAATGGAACCAAAGCGATCCAACATCTCAGCATAAAATTCTTCAACCTCATGATCGGCTAATAAATTACCTATTCTTTTATAAATTCCTAATTTTAATGCCGAATCTGCAATGTAATCATTAGGAATAAAGACTGGTACTCCAAGGTTAATTGATGGCATAAAATTATCTGAACTTTCTGGCAGATCTTTTAAATTAGCGATTTGTTGGTCTAGCATTTCTTGATATAGCTCTACTCCTACTTCTTTTATCTGTCCTGATTGTTCTTCGCCAACCAAATTGCCAAATCCTCGGAGATCCATATCATGACTGGCGATAACAAATCCGGAACCAAGAGCATCAGCGTTTTGAATAATATTTAAACGTCTGACTGAGTGAGCGGTAATTTTTTTATCATCTGCAATTGTCAGGTAAGCATAGGCTCGGACTTTACTTCTACCGATTCTTCCTCGTAGCTGATAAAGTTGGCTTAAGCCAAGTTGATCGGCTTTATGAATGATCATGGTATTAGTAGTGGGAATATCAATGCCTGATTCAATAATAGTGGTCGATAATAGTATATCAAATTGCCCATGATAAAATTCTTCCATAATTTTATCGGTAACTGAAGGCAGCATTTGGCCATGAGCAATTTTATATTTTAATTCCGGCACCATTTCTTTTAGTTTTTGTTCGATATATTCGATATCTTTAATTCTGGGGCATACATAAAAACTTTGGCCACCACGAAAACGTTCTCTCAGTAAAGCGTCTCTGATCACCACCGGATCAAATGGCATAACTACTGTGCGTACGGCTAATCGATCTACCGGTGGAGTGGCAATTAAACTAAGGTCTTTTAAACCGACCATTGACATTTGTAAAGTACGAGGAATTGGAGTGGCTGAGAGTGATAAAACATGAATATCAGATTTTAACTCTTTCAAACGTTCTTTTTGTTTGACACCAAAATGCTGTTCTTCATCAATAATTATCATTTTTAAATTATGAAATTTTATTTCTGATGCTAGTAAAGCATGAGTACCAACAATAATATTAACTTCACCGTTCTTAATTAGTTCTTTATTTTGTTTAGTATCAGAAGGACTGACTAGACGAGAGAGCTGTGCTACTTTAAATCCATGAGATTTAAATCTTTTAGTAAATCTAAGATAATGTTGCTTACACAATATTGTAGTAGGAGCAATTATTGCTACCTGCGATAACGGATCATCAGTATTTGCTATGGTCATGTATGTAGCGCGCATCGCAACTTCAGTTTTGCCAAAGCCAACATCGCCACAAATTAACCTGTCCATTAATAGTCCAGAAGTCAAATCATCTTTAATGTCTGCAATCGCTTTAAGCTGATCTTCAGTTTCTACATATTGAAATCCTGAACAAAATTTAGCAAATTCTGGGGTTTCAAAGGTAATTATCGGTGCTGAAATTAATTTTCTTCTGGCAGCCAACTGTAATAATTGTGTTGCGGTTTCATTAATTCGGTTTTTTAGTTTTGCTTTACGTTTTTGCCAACCAATACTACCTAGTTTATCTAGTTCAGCTTCAAAATTACCGTACTTTTTTACTAATTCAATATTTTCTACCGGTACATAAAGTCGATCATTATCTGCGTATAGAATTTTAAGACAGTCATGTGGGTTACCGCCAACTTGAATGGTTTCTACGGCAATAAATTGACCAATACCATGTTCGGTATGTACTACCAGCTCTCCTTCCTGTAGATTATCTAGTTCAGTGAGGATGTTTTTTAACCGACGTTTGGCAGTGTTAGTAGTAGTAGTTGGTGGTTTGGTTTTAAAAATATCATGTTCTGCAATAAAAATATAATTCTCACTATGAAATCCATGAGCTAGTGGTACATAACATAAATTTACTATGCCTATTTTTGCTTGTTCTAGATTAGTAATATCAGCATAGAGGTAGTCATAGTTTTTTATAATCTGTTTGATCCTCTCCATATTGATTTTAGTTTCAAAGAAGATCACCGGAATTTTTGTCGGATTGCTAGAGATAATTTCAAAGAGTTTCTCAAAAATAGTTTTTTGCTCAACAAAACTAGTAGCCGACAAATTTAGCGGCGATGCAGTGGATGCGGCGTATTCCAGGCATATATTAGACGATTGTTCTAATATTTCTTTAATTTTAGCATAAGTTATACAGCACTCTGTTGGTGGTAATGCCGGATAAAAAGTTGTTAACTTAGTTTTATTAGAGAGTAGGCGTGATTCGTATAGATCATGATAAGTATTTTCATATTCCAATAGAGCATGAACAGCTAGAGGATCATAAATAATTACTGGGTTCTTGAGATAATCGACCAGCCCGTTTAGTTCCTTATAGAATAATGGCAGTAAATGTTCATAGGCAACAAATTTTTTAGCAGCTATTATTGATTGATATAAGGGCTGATTAGTATGATTAACGCCAAAATTTAATAAATAATTATCTTTAAAATTATTTATAGTTTCTGGATTTAGAATAATTTCACTTGCCGGATAAATTGCGACATGTTGGCATTCAATGGTGGAAATTTGCGTAACAAGATCAAATTGTTTAATTGATTCTATCCGCTCTCCCCAAGCAAAATTTATACGATATGCAGCATCAGGTAGAGCTATATCCACTATTTCTCCACGGACAGCAAATTCACCATGATCAGTTGCTGTGCTACTGCGGTTAAAGCTATTTAGAACTAAAAAATTCGCTAGTTCAATAGTAGTAAGCTTCATCCCT
It encodes the following:
- the mfd gene encoding transcription-repair coupling factor; translation: MTKQIIPSYGKNFFAYEYFLNKQQDVLLLTSDDCDATRAYQQIQFFHQQHHSGQILYLPSFDTIPYDRVSPKQDILSTRAKVLTDLATTIKEVKLLITNSINLLHKLPPTKIFAASSLELYKGMKLTTIELANFLVLNSFNRSSTATDHGEFAVRGEIVDIALPDAAYRINFAWGERIESIKQFDLVTQISTIECQHVAIYPASEIILNPETINNFKDNYLLNFGVNHTNQPLYQSIIAAKKFVAYEHLLPLFYKELNGLVDYLKNPVIIYDPLAVHALLEYENTYHDLYESRLLSNKTKLTTFYPALPPTECCITYAKIKEILEQSSNICLEYAASTASPLNLSATSFVEQKTIFEKLFEIISSNPTKIPVIFFETKINMERIKQIIKNYDYLYADITNLEQAKIGIVNLCYVPLAHGFHSENYIFIAEHDIFKTKPPTTTTNTAKRRLKNILTELDNLQEGELVVHTEHGIGQFIAVETIQVGGNPHDCLKILYADNDRLYVPVENIELVKKYGNFEAELDKLGSIGWQKRKAKLKNRINETATQLLQLAARRKLISAPIITFETPEFAKFCSGFQYVETEDQLKAIADIKDDLTSGLLMDRLICGDVGFGKTEVAMRATYMTIANTDDPLSQVAIIAPTTILCKQHYLRFTKRFKSHGFKVAQLSRLVSPSDTKQNKELIKNGEVNIIVGTHALLASEIKFHNLKMIIIDEEQHFGVKQKERLKELKSDIHVLSLSATPIPRTLQMSMVGLKDLSLIATPPVDRLAVRTVVMPFDPVVIRDALLRERFRGGQSFYVCPRIKDIEYIEQKLKEMVPELKYKIAHGQMLPSVTDKIMEEFYHGQFDILLSTTIIESGIDIPTTNTMIIHKADQLGLSQLYQLRGRIGRSKVRAYAYLTIADDKKITAHSVRRLNIIQNADALGSGFVIASHDMDLRGFGNLVGEEQSGQIKEVGVELYQEMLDQQIANLKDLPESSDNFMPSINLGVPVFIPNDYIADSALKLGIYKRIGNLLADHEVEEFYAEMLDRFGSIPIELDNLLNIVKIKYICRKLQIESLDSGTQGFVLKFAKRANVADMVMKFIDQYPRQAKIKPDNKLVFVKDLDQATIINEASTILQQLAALVIPET